A window of the Loxodonta africana isolate mLoxAfr1 chromosome 3, mLoxAfr1.hap2, whole genome shotgun sequence genome harbors these coding sequences:
- the RHOU gene encoding rho-related GTP-binding protein RhoU: MPPQQGDPEYISKPVAGCCGCEVPPVPPRRVRSGRTAPLATRCRAGGAERRSVKCVLVGDGAVGKTSLVVSYTTNGYPTEYIPTAFDNFSAVVSVDGRPVQLQLCDTAGQDEFDKLRPLCYTNTDIFLLCFSVMSPSSFQNVTEKWVPEIRCHCPKAPIILVGTQSDLREDVKVLIELDKCKEKPVPEEAAKLCAEEIKASSYIECSALTQKNLKEVFDAAIVAGIQYSDTQQQPKKSKSRTPDKMKNLSKSWWKKYCCFV; this comes from the exons ATGCCGCCGCAGCAAGGGGACCCGGAGTACATCAGCAAGCCGGTGGCGGGCTGCTGCGGCTGCGAGGTGCCGCCCGTGCCCCCGCGCCGGGTGCGCAGCGGCCGGACCGCACCGCTAGCCACCCGCTGTCGGGCAGGCGGCGCGGAGAGGCGCAGCGTCAAGTGCGTGCTGGTCGGCGACGGCGCGGTGGGGAAAACAAGCCTGGTGGTGAGCTACACCACCAACGGCTACCCCACCGAGTACATCCCCACCGCCTTCGACAACTTCTCAG CCGTGGTGTCTGTGGATGGGCGGCCTGTGCAACTCCAGCTCTGTGACACAGCTGGCCAG GATGAGTTTGACAAGCTCAGGCCTCTCTGCTACACGAACACAGACATCTTTTTGCTGTGCTTCAGTGTCATGAGCCCTTCGTCTTTCCAGAATGTGACTGAGAAGTGGGTACCAGAGATCCGGTGCCATTGCCCCAAAGCCCCCATCATCCTAGTAGGGACTCAGTCAGATCTCAGAGAAGATGTCAAAGTCCTCATTGAGTTGGACAAATGCAAAGAGAAGCCAGTGCCTGAAGAGGCGGCAAAGTTGTGTGCCGAAGAAATCAAAGCCTCCTCTTACATAGAATGTTCTGCCTTGACTCAGAAAAACCTCAAAGAAGTCTTTGACGCAGCCATCGTTGCCGGCATTCAATACTCAGACACTCAGCAACAGCCAAAGAAGTCCAAGAGCAGGACTCCAGATAAGATGAAAAACCTCTCCAAGTCCTGGTGGAAGAAATACTGCTGTTTCGTATAA